Proteins from a genomic interval of Clostridium scatologenes:
- a CDS encoding MarR family winged helix-turn-helix transcriptional regulator yields MDNKDFNELQFIMDQTYASLMAVSNKLQTAGDSYSDDLTSKQFMTLIAILHIPKGDATIINIAGKLGTTKQNAARIIKSLEKKKYISVMPSEKDKRAVNVVFTEAGIRSLSKNGKDAKKNFMVDIFKDFKKEELEALWKLLKKLYSYDGVPMDGFEERMKIPNISDEVLE; encoded by the coding sequence TTGGATAACAAGGATTTTAACGAACTACAGTTTATAATGGATCAGACATATGCTAGTCTCATGGCGGTTTCAAACAAACTTCAAACTGCAGGTGACAGTTACTCCGATGATCTAACAAGCAAGCAGTTTATGACACTCATAGCAATACTTCATATACCTAAAGGTGATGCTACAATCATAAATATAGCAGGTAAATTGGGCACGACTAAGCAGAATGCAGCAAGAATTATCAAAAGCCTTGAGAAAAAAAAATATATTTCAGTAATGCCATCAGAAAAGGATAAAAGAGCGGTTAATGTAGTGTTTACAGAAGCAGGCATCCGTTCTCTTTCAAAAAATGGAAAGGATGCTAAGAAAAATTTTATGGTTGATATATTTAAAGATTTTAAGAAAGAAGAATTGGAAGCACTATGGAAACTTTTAAAAAAGCTATATAGTTATGATGGTGTTCCAATGGATGGGTTTGAAGAAAGAATGAAAATCCCGAATATTTCTGATGAAGTGTTAGAATAA
- a CDS encoding flavodoxin family protein: protein MSLFEDRMRKAGHEIERINAIDININNCQECYACRRKSSEHGCPQKDDWDMLSKKLIAADGVIYATPLFCYGMSGQIKPIMDRHFSLMNKDLLKGKLSAELVTCGGEEANNADCIQTIFRRAFDINKGNKFKTTVVGTYVAESSVKPDFEKRAEVVAEKMFNDFNCAI, encoded by the coding sequence TTGTCACTATTCGAAGATCGTATGAGAAAAGCTGGACATGAAATTGAGAGAATTAATGCCATCGATATAAACATTAACAACTGCCAAGAATGTTATGCCTGCAGACGTAAAAGTTCAGAACATGGCTGTCCTCAAAAGGATGATTGGGATATGTTATCTAAGAAACTAATTGCTGCAGATGGTGTAATATATGCAACACCGCTTTTCTGCTATGGCATGTCTGGTCAAATTAAACCAATTATGGACAGACACTTCAGTCTAATGAATAAGGATCTGTTAAAAGGCAAACTTTCAGCAGAACTAGTTACTTGCGGAGGTGAAGAAGCTAACAATGCAGATTGTATTCAAACAATATTCAGACGTGCTTTTGATATAAATAAAGGAAATAAATTCAAAACTACCGTTGTTGGGACCTACGTTGCGGAATCAAGCGTAAAACCTGACTTTGAAAAAAGAGCAGAAGTAGTTGCCGAAAAAATGTTCAACGACTTTAACTGTGCTATTTAG
- a CDS encoding acyl-CoA thioester hydrolase/BAAT C-terminal domain-containing protein, with translation MKEYRTKEIYGDFYENEGKPLVVIIAGSRPGLPLVSEKLMDYLIPDYNVLRLAYYGVPGLSESLENVPLEYFINAANFIKENYKVADNKVIFIGCSKGGEAALLLTKYMESAVTIACVASCYVFQGLPNDLYSMSQVPPKSSWSFNNKELPYIKFEFDEDDIEDTKNQYFCKIHEKSIEKNFNQEVLINIDNYKGKIFLLSSENDRYWPSKKMSNMLNSKNKNNVKHVCLNLEGHGFLNYDESVNEMIQYLEEIKQA, from the coding sequence ATGAAAGAATATAGAACTAAAGAGATTTATGGTGATTTTTATGAAAATGAAGGGAAACCGTTAGTTGTTATTATAGCAGGAAGCAGGCCTGGACTTCCACTCGTAAGTGAAAAATTAATGGATTATTTAATACCTGATTATAATGTTTTACGATTAGCATATTACGGAGTTCCTGGACTTTCTGAATCTCTAGAAAATGTTCCATTAGAATACTTTATAAATGCTGCTAATTTTATTAAAGAAAATTATAAAGTAGCTGATAATAAGGTGATTTTTATTGGATGCTCTAAAGGTGGAGAAGCGGCATTATTATTGACTAAGTATATGGAGTCGGCAGTTACTATTGCTTGTGTAGCTAGCTGTTATGTATTTCAAGGGTTACCAAATGATCTTTACAGCATGTCACAGGTACCGCCTAAATCTTCATGGTCTTTTAATAATAAGGAGCTGCCATACATCAAGTTTGAATTTGATGAAGATGATATTGAAGATACAAAGAATCAATATTTTTGTAAAATTCATGAAAAATCTATAGAGAAAAACTTTAATCAAGAGGTATTGATAAATATTGATAACTATAAGGGAAAGATATTTCTTCTTTCTTCGGAAAATGACAGGTACTGGCCAAGTAAAAAAATGAGTAATATGCTAAATAGCAAGAACAAAAATAATGTAAAGCATGTTTGCTTAAATTTAGAGGGGCATGGTTTTTTGAATTATGATGAGTCAGTTAATGAGATGATTCAATATTTAGAGGAAATAAAACAAGCATAG
- a CDS encoding TetR/AcrR family transcriptional regulator: MDNISRKEREKLARESDIINAAEKIITSIGYSKVSMEEIAKEAQFSRKTLYQYFTDKEDLFFSVLIRGFRQLLHYCMEGAKKGTTGFEKFKNLAFAYYRFYQDFPVIIELMNYVGYIKSRNINKDKHEEFNNLSNLIASEIENVITEGQKDDSIRSDLDSSYLAHSGQIMLTGFFSIISNSGKTFTNHFSLDQDDFINFNIDLLCDAFRIKK, translated from the coding sequence TTGGATAATATATCTAGAAAAGAAAGAGAAAAACTTGCAAGAGAGAGCGATATAATAAATGCTGCAGAAAAAATAATTACTTCAATAGGATACAGTAAAGTTTCAATGGAAGAAATAGCAAAGGAAGCTCAGTTTTCTCGTAAAACTTTATATCAATACTTCACTGATAAGGAAGACTTATTTTTTTCAGTACTAATTAGGGGTTTTAGACAACTTTTACACTATTGTATGGAAGGTGCTAAAAAAGGCACTACAGGTTTTGAAAAGTTTAAAAATTTAGCGTTCGCTTATTACCGTTTCTATCAGGATTTTCCTGTTATCATAGAGTTAATGAACTATGTTGGCTATATAAAATCTAGAAATATAAATAAGGATAAACACGAAGAATTTAATAATTTATCAAATTTAATAGCATCAGAAATTGAAAATGTTATTACCGAAGGTCAAAAGGACGATAGCATTCGTTCAGATTTAGATTCAAGCTATTTAGCTCATTCTGGTCAAATTATGTTAACAGGATTTTTCAGCATAATCTCTAATTCCGGTAAAACATTCACTAATCACTTTTCGCTTGATCAAGATGATTTCATCAACTTTAATATAGATTTATTATGTGATGCCTTTCGTATAAAAAAATAA
- a CDS encoding PadR family transcriptional regulator, whose amino-acid sequence MLEYIILGFLMSGEMSGYDLKQKMTESTSNFFDAGYGSIYPALKRMEAKCFISLREIVEGGKYKKLYAITELGKSEFLNWLELPVEFSRTKPDHLIKIFFFKFLPKEKAITHLKFFIKEVESFISTFGKYENQVKEQFDVYQFSTFLFGLGYYKYIVKYCNDLLNKIND is encoded by the coding sequence ATGTTAGAGTATATTATTCTTGGTTTTTTAATGAGCGGTGAAATGAGTGGATATGATTTAAAACAAAAAATGACTGAAAGTACATCAAACTTTTTTGATGCAGGTTATGGAAGCATATATCCTGCTTTGAAAAGAATGGAAGCTAAGTGTTTTATAAGTTTACGGGAAATTGTTGAAGGAGGGAAGTATAAAAAGTTATATGCTATAACTGAGTTAGGAAAATCAGAGTTTTTGAATTGGCTTGAACTGCCAGTGGAATTTTCGAGGACAAAGCCAGATCACCTTATAAAGATATTTTTCTTCAAGTTTTTGCCCAAGGAAAAGGCCATAACACATTTAAAATTTTTTATTAAAGAAGTTGAATCTTTTATAAGCACTTTTGGAAAATATGAAAATCAAGTTAAAGAGCAATTCGATGTTTATCAATTTTCTACATTTTTATTTGGACTTGGTTACTATAAGTACATAGTAAAATATTGTAATGACTTATTAAATAAGATAAATGATTAG
- a CDS encoding flavodoxin family protein codes for MLEENLISQGHEVERVQLSDHIIKGCIGCYACMANNDGPGCILKDDAVSIFKRMILADAVVYASPIYCYDFTSQLKTFIDRHYCLTINFGSPSHTSSIEGKKVALLITCMGTEEGNADLAEEIFDRSMRNVLKCNLIGKYTIPLSEAPDFNDRAKEVANKLTKDIIQK; via the coding sequence ATGCTCGAAGAAAATCTTATTTCACAGGGACACGAGGTAGAAAGGGTACAACTTAGTGACCATATTATTAAAGGATGCATCGGATGTTATGCTTGCATGGCAAATAACGATGGGCCTGGATGTATTTTGAAAGATGATGCGGTATCGATATTTAAACGAATGATATTGGCAGATGCTGTTGTATATGCTTCTCCTATTTACTGTTATGATTTCACCTCACAGTTAAAGACTTTTATTGACAGGCATTATTGTCTTACAATAAATTTTGGTTCTCCAAGCCACACATCATCAATTGAGGGAAAGAAGGTTGCTCTTTTAATTACATGCATGGGTACTGAAGAAGGAAATGCAGATCTTGCAGAGGAGATTTTCGATAGATCAATGAGAAATGTGCTAAAATGCAATTTAATTGGGAAATATACTATTCCATTAAGCGAAGCACCTGATTTTAATGATAGAGCTAAGGAAGTAGCTAATAAGTTGACAAAAGATATAATACAAAAATAA
- a CDS encoding TetR/AcrR family transcriptional regulator yields MKDTNSSKSSLKRKNILEAAAKIFSEKGYIEASIKNITDEANVAVGTFYNYFNDKEEVLEQIYEEISNMSLKAASEVSMNKDDSISQKFTLAMAYVINIYAKNKNLSKILFVKSMGINEAFEKKRWEILDRTNVYLRQILEHLKKQHSLNIHDVNVTSVLLTQSIFGVITYWLNEKLTNDLKDIIFSLCTYHLKALNIDFTYEEINKCINQIEI; encoded by the coding sequence ATGAAGGATACTAATTCTAGCAAAAGCTCTTTAAAAAGAAAGAATATTCTTGAAGCAGCTGCAAAAATTTTTTCAGAGAAAGGATACATTGAAGCTTCTATAAAAAATATAACAGATGAAGCTAATGTAGCAGTAGGAACCTTTTATAATTATTTTAATGATAAAGAAGAGGTTTTGGAGCAAATTTATGAAGAAATTTCTAACATGAGTCTAAAGGCAGCTTCTGAAGTTTCTATGAATAAGGATGATAGCATTTCTCAAAAGTTTACTTTGGCAATGGCATATGTAATTAACATATATGCAAAAAATAAAAATTTATCGAAGATATTATTCGTGAAGTCTATGGGAATAAACGAAGCGTTTGAAAAGAAGCGTTGGGAGATATTAGATAGAACAAATGTATATTTAAGGCAGATATTAGAACATTTAAAAAAACAGCATTCCTTAAATATTCATGATGTTAATGTAACTTCGGTTTTACTTACACAAAGTATATTTGGTGTTATTACATATTGGCTTAATGAAAAGCTTACTAATGATTTGAAAGATATAATATTTTCCTTGTGTACATATCATCTAAAAGCACTTAACATTGATTTTACATATGAAGAGATAAATAAATGTATAAATCAAATAGAAATATGA
- a CDS encoding MBL fold metallo-hydrolase produces MKVAENVYALKSTRGAYAYIILGEEIILVDTGLMWQGKKIIKELIAMNIKLEDIKHIVLTHHDLDHIGNVYMLQRLTKARVWASSEDIPYIMGNKERPGIKKLFSFVFRVKKPEKIESYSTSQQIDGIEIIKTPGHTPGHVCVLYKDILFAGDLVKNKNGQLRPYPNMNWDEALLMNSIKGISGIRFNWVCPAHGEPIERGNQWKDM; encoded by the coding sequence GTGAAAGTAGCAGAAAATGTTTATGCATTAAAATCAACAAGGGGAGCTTATGCGTACATCATACTAGGAGAAGAAATCATTCTTGTTGATACAGGATTGATGTGGCAAGGTAAAAAAATTATAAAAGAACTTATCGCTATGAACATAAAATTAGAAGACATAAAGCATATAGTGCTGACCCATCATGATTTAGATCATATTGGGAATGTATATATGCTTCAAAGATTAACGAAAGCTAGGGTATGGGCATCTAGTGAAGATATTCCATATATTATGGGTAATAAAGAGAGACCAGGGATAAAGAAGTTATTCTCATTCGTTTTTAGAGTTAAAAAGCCAGAGAAAATAGAATCGTACAGTACAAGTCAACAGATAGATGGTATAGAGATAATTAAGACTCCAGGACATACCCCTGGACATGTTTGTGTGCTTTATAAGGATATATTATTTGCAGGGGATTTGGTAAAGAATAAAAATGGACAATTGAGACCGTATCCAAATATGAACTGGGATGAAGCATTACTTATGAATTCCATAAAAGGTATAAGTGGTATTCGATTTAATTGGGTATGTCCAGCACACGGTGAACCCATAGAAAGAGGTAATCAATGGAAAGACATGTAG
- a CDS encoding 4Fe-4S binding protein, which yields MIRRQNVRNAFLIISFLLFPITQFYFSPFLIIWGASKGLITASAVIFSMFFLFSLLFGRVFCGWLCPCGAMQEILFKVNNKNPKTGKLDYIKFFIWVPWMITIVTVALLAGGYKRVDYFFAMDHGISVSNIYMYIPYYIVILLFFLNSIIFGKRANCHYLCWMSPFMIIGRKISNFFNIPSVRIKCEKDKCINCKKCNSECPMSLDVNNMVNLNKMENSECILCGKCADICPKNVIKFNFGRIQFTKKIEYDD from the coding sequence ATGATACGAAGACAAAATGTAAGAAATGCCTTTTTAATAATATCTTTTTTATTATTCCCAATTACACAATTTTATTTTTCTCCTTTTCTTATTATATGGGGCGCTTCAAAGGGGCTGATTACTGCAAGTGCTGTTATATTCTCAATGTTTTTCCTTTTTTCATTATTGTTTGGACGAGTATTTTGTGGCTGGTTGTGTCCTTGTGGTGCTATGCAGGAAATATTATTTAAAGTAAATAATAAGAATCCTAAAACTGGCAAGCTTGATTATATTAAATTTTTTATATGGGTTCCGTGGATGATTACAATAGTAACTGTAGCATTATTGGCAGGTGGATATAAAAGAGTAGATTATTTTTTTGCAATGGATCATGGAATTTCAGTAAGCAATATATATATGTATATTCCATACTATATTGTAATTTTATTATTTTTTCTTAACTCTATAATTTTTGGTAAAAGAGCAAATTGCCATTATTTATGCTGGATGAGTCCGTTTATGATTATTGGAAGAAAAATTAGTAACTTTTTTAACATTCCTTCAGTAAGAATTAAATGTGAAAAAGATAAATGTATTAATTGTAAAAAATGTAATAGCGAATGTCCAATGAGTCTTGATGTTAACAATATGGTTAATTTAAATAAAATGGAAAATAGCGAGTGCATTTTATGTGGTAAATGTGCCGATATCTGTCCGAAGAATGTAATTAAATTTAATTTTGGAAGAATACAATTTACTAAAAAAATAGAATATGATGATTGA
- a CDS encoding EFR1 family ferrodoxin (N-terminal region resembles flavodoxins. C-terminal ferrodoxin region binds two 4Fe-4S clusters.), whose translation MKSVIIYYFSGTGNTELVKNMIEKGLSNNEYDVTVVKIEDVLKKKLKIEVEKYDLVGIGSQVIGFGVPNIVNDFVKVLPKTKGKKVFIFRTAGGVVPKNYNCSKPMIRKLSRKGYKVFYERIFSIASNWIIKFDDQIVKKLYEATSKKAEIMCREIISGKERRLKIGIGLKAVMEFAIFASSRLIPLTGKDLTISKECVHCGLCIKNCPVENIYEKKGKIKFGLSCNGCMRCVYSCPKVAIKYRHLKFFSVPGGYNIKKVLSKTYDQSKMPDKVPPFFNRYIEDDTM comes from the coding sequence ATGAAATCTGTTATAATTTATTATTTTTCAGGTACAGGAAATACAGAACTAGTTAAAAATATGATTGAAAAAGGTTTAAGTAATAACGAATATGATGTAACTGTAGTAAAAATTGAAGATGTACTAAAGAAAAAACTTAAAATAGAAGTTGAAAAATACGATTTAGTTGGAATTGGGAGTCAGGTTATTGGATTTGGAGTTCCCAATATTGTTAATGATTTTGTTAAAGTTCTTCCTAAAACTAAAGGCAAAAAGGTATTTATTTTTAGAACAGCAGGAGGGGTAGTGCCTAAAAATTATAATTGTTCGAAGCCGATGATAAGGAAGCTTTCAAGGAAAGGGTACAAGGTTTTTTATGAGAGAATATTTTCAATAGCAAGTAATTGGATCATAAAATTTGATGACCAAATTGTAAAAAAGCTTTATGAAGCAACGTCTAAAAAAGCAGAGATAATGTGCAGGGAGATTATTAGTGGAAAAGAAAGGAGACTCAAAATAGGTATAGGACTAAAGGCAGTTATGGAATTTGCTATATTTGCAAGTTCAAGGTTGATTCCTTTGACAGGAAAGGATTTGACAATAAGTAAAGAGTGTGTTCACTGCGGACTTTGTATAAAGAATTGCCCAGTAGAAAATATATATGAGAAAAAGGGCAAAATTAAGTTTGGACTTTCCTGCAATGGATGTATGAGATGTGTTTATTCTTGCCCCAAAGTGGCAATTAAGTATAGGCACCTTAAATTTTTTTCTGTGCCTGGAGGGTATAATATAAAAAAAGTACTTAGCAAGACATATGACCAAAGTAAAATGCCAGATAAAGTTCCGCCATTTTTTAATAGATATATTGAAGATGATACAATGTAA
- a CDS encoding MarR family winged helix-turn-helix transcriptional regulator has product MTDSRYSIKTPYSQLIRSIAIKMKLSSDEKVKKLGLNSGQGRMIGYIYEHQDNGIIQKDLARAFQRTEASITSMLQGLEKKGYIERRIPKENERLKYIYVLPKGAELIEDFNKSVVEEEENIIASLTEQEKETLLALLLKVDRNL; this is encoded by the coding sequence ATGACTGATTCTAGATACTCTATAAAAACACCATATTCACAATTAATAAGAAGTATTGCGATAAAAATGAAACTCAGTTCTGATGAAAAAGTAAAAAAATTAGGATTAAATTCTGGGCAAGGACGCATGATAGGTTATATTTATGAACATCAAGACAATGGTATTATTCAAAAAGATTTGGCACGAGCATTTCAACGTACAGAAGCAAGCATTACAAGTATGCTTCAAGGGTTAGAGAAAAAAGGATATATAGAAAGAAGAATACCTAAAGAGAATGAGAGACTAAAATATATATATGTATTGCCTAAAGGTGCCGAATTGATAGAGGATTTTAATAAATCAGTGGTTGAGGAAGAGGAAAATATTATTGCAAGCTTGACTGAACAAGAAAAAGAGACGTTGTTAGCTTTGCTATTGAAAGTAGATAGAAATTTATAA
- a CDS encoding MFS transporter has protein sequence MERHVVNEGYTNNEKRFIFGIGFIIGIRQFGMMMITPFISVYGKELIGGTATMIGIALGVYGLTQAIFQIPYGVLSDRFGRKPIILFGIAIQFSGFILAFYVKTIPMFIAARALQGSGAINSVALSWMTEKIESNKINKSMGIISTSNSIAIALSLIGGVLLQRVLTIPQIFILCSIISFSSFTYVLIVLKEGKKGVLIKSKENKFPINIVFNIRLLRLYATGFISNFMLMAAFYILPLISDKVYGKGGLWKVFIPALVIVFFTIKLVSKYCNNDKERMLQILIFSCFAISVPCLFSGSWFLVSLGTIIYFNGVMCQYVVINSVINIIADKRYRGSINGICNMTQFLGSFVGATVTGHFWELGIGHCMVMLIIVCITGIMVSSVVTTKRK, from the coding sequence ATGGAAAGACATGTAGTTAATGAAGGATATACTAATAATGAAAAAAGATTTATTTTTGGCATAGGCTTCATTATAGGTATAAGGCAATTTGGTATGATGATGATTACACCTTTTATATCGGTATATGGTAAAGAATTGATAGGTGGTACTGCAACGATGATTGGAATTGCTTTAGGGGTATATGGGTTAACACAGGCAATTTTTCAGATTCCATATGGAGTTTTAAGTGACAGATTTGGAAGAAAGCCTATTATACTGTTCGGAATAGCAATTCAATTTTCGGGATTTATTTTAGCTTTTTATGTTAAAACTATACCAATGTTTATTGCAGCTAGAGCACTACAGGGGAGTGGCGCAATTAATTCTGTTGCGTTATCATGGATGACTGAAAAAATAGAAAGTAATAAAATTAACAAGTCTATGGGAATTATAAGTACAAGCAATAGTATAGCTATAGCGTTATCCTTAATTGGAGGAGTACTTTTGCAAAGGGTCTTAACTATTCCACAGATATTTATTTTGTGTTCAATAATTTCTTTTAGTTCATTTACTTATGTATTAATTGTGCTAAAAGAAGGGAAAAAAGGTGTTTTGATAAAAAGTAAAGAAAATAAATTTCCAATAAATATTGTTTTCAATATAAGACTTTTAAGACTGTATGCAACAGGGTTTATTTCAAATTTCATGCTTATGGCAGCGTTTTATATATTGCCACTCATTTCAGATAAGGTATATGGAAAAGGTGGATTATGGAAGGTATTTATTCCAGCCTTAGTAATTGTGTTTTTTACTATAAAGCTTGTAAGCAAATATTGTAATAATGATAAAGAAAGAATGTTACAAATACTTATTTTTTCATGTTTTGCTATAAGTGTGCCATGTCTGTTTAGTGGCAGCTGGTTCTTGGTTTCATTAGGAACTATTATATATTTTAATGGAGTAATGTGCCAATATGTTGTTATTAATTCAGTAATTAATATTATTGCAGATAAGCGATATAGAGGTTCAATAAATGGTATATGTAATATGACACAGTTTTTAGGTTCTTTTGTAGGTGCAACTGTAACTGGACACTTTTGGGAGCTAGGCATAGGTCACTGCATGGTAATGCTTATTATTGTGTGTATTACAGGTATAATGGTTTCAAGTGTAGTGACGACTAAAAGAAAGTAA
- a CDS encoding alpha/beta hydrolase family protein: MSILFKDDQFDFQVLRLLGETAYCAADIGEVVSTSNRITEGDYESWCDEWTKTAERLHSIGNQAYTEGHLVSARKAYLRASNYYRTAEFFLHENPNSEKIEKLFNASTECFSKVMELNNPVIKSVMVPYEGTTLPAHYYQLNDTNEPKPVLILLTGFDGTKEEFYGLAMTALEHGMNCLAIEGPGQGEVVKKQNLYFRYDYEAIVTPAVDHLLANEEVDPEKIVLWGESFGGYLAPRAAAFEHRLAACIANSGIYDFLGGGIKGLGLARKKILTIAKKNPETLNKKLYEIIKKSPEFRWKISQGMYVFGCSTPAEFVIAAEKYVMKGISENIKCPTLIVDTDDDGLIDSQAKPLYDVLTCRKDYMLFTGKEGAGAHCQCGAKLIGNERIFSWIEDILSGK; the protein is encoded by the coding sequence ATGAGTATATTATTTAAAGATGATCAATTTGATTTTCAAGTACTAAGATTACTTGGTGAAACAGCCTATTGTGCAGCTGATATAGGAGAAGTTGTCTCTACAAGCAATAGGATAACAGAAGGTGATTATGAAAGCTGGTGTGATGAATGGACTAAAACGGCCGAAAGATTACACAGTATAGGTAACCAAGCCTACACGGAGGGTCATTTAGTAAGTGCTAGAAAGGCATATCTTCGTGCTTCTAACTATTACCGTACTGCAGAATTTTTCCTTCATGAAAATCCAAATTCAGAAAAAATTGAAAAGCTATTTAACGCAAGCACAGAATGCTTTTCAAAGGTTATGGAACTTAATAACCCAGTAATTAAGTCTGTTATGGTACCGTATGAAGGTACAACTCTGCCTGCCCATTATTATCAGTTAAATGATACAAATGAGCCAAAGCCAGTTTTAATACTTTTAACAGGATTTGACGGTACAAAGGAAGAATTCTATGGATTAGCAATGACAGCCCTTGAACACGGAATGAACTGTCTTGCCATAGAAGGTCCTGGACAAGGTGAAGTTGTTAAAAAGCAGAATTTATATTTTAGGTATGACTATGAAGCTATTGTCACCCCTGCTGTAGATCACCTCCTTGCCAATGAAGAAGTAGACCCGGAAAAGATAGTTCTATGGGGTGAAAGCTTTGGAGGATACCTCGCACCACGAGCAGCAGCCTTTGAACATCGTCTTGCTGCATGCATAGCAAACAGTGGAATTTACGATTTCCTTGGAGGTGGAATAAAGGGTCTTGGTCTAGCAAGAAAGAAGATACTCACTATCGCTAAAAAGAACCCTGAAACTCTTAATAAGAAGTTGTATGAGATTATCAAAAAAAGTCCTGAATTTCGGTGGAAAATATCTCAAGGCATGTATGTATTCGGATGTAGCACTCCAGCGGAATTTGTTATAGCTGCAGAAAAATATGTAATGAAAGGCATTTCAGAAAATATAAAATGTCCGACACTAATTGTTGATACTGATGATGACGGACTTATTGATTCACAGGCTAAGCCTCTTTATGATGTTCTCACTTGCAGAAAAGATTATATGCTCTTTACAGGCAAAGAAGGTGCAGGTGCACACTGTCAATGCGGTGCAAAACTTATTGGCAACGAGAGAATTTTCAGTTGGATAGAAGATATTCTTTCAGGAAAGTAA